Below is a window of Cetobacterium somerae ATCC BAA-474 DNA.
TCCCATTTTGTTCTGATCTGTTTTTGTGTGATTACTCATAAGGTTCCTCCTTAAAAAATAATAAAGTGATTTTTTGTATTCTATCATTAGCAAAATAAGGTGTCAAATAGGTAAGGAATATAGAGTGTTTAAAGTTAATAAAAGTTCTAATATGGTTAAAAAGTGACATTTTTAGGTTTAGTATGATATAATATTTCATTATGAAGATACGTGAATTTTTAAAAAGAAAAGATGTAGAATTATCAGGAAAAAAATATTTTGTAGATGCACTAGGAGCTATGGCACTAGGGATGTTTTCTACTTTAATAACAGGGTCAATCTTAAATATGCTTGGTCAACAATTAAGCATAAAATTTTTAACAGATACTATATGGCCTATTGCTAGAGATATAACAGGAGCAGGAATAGGAGTAGCTATAGCATATAGCTTGAAAGCTCCGCCTTTAGTATTGTTTTCATCAACTTTTACAGGAATGGTTGGATACTCTTTAGGTGGACCTGTTGGAGCGTATATAGCATCTTTAATTGGTGCAGAGTTTGGAAAACTAATTTCAAAGGAAACAAAACTAGATATAGTTTTAACACCAGCAATAACAATTTTAGTAGGAGGATTAGTAGGAGTAAGTGTAGGTCCAATTTTAGGAAAGCTAATGACTGCAATAGGTTTTTTAGTTATGGAATCAACAGAACTACACCCATTTTTTATGGGAATATTAATATCTGTATTTATGGGAATGGCTTTAACTTTACCAATTAGTAGTGCTGCAATAGCAATGATGCTAAAGTTAGAGGGTCTTGCAGCTGGAGCTGCAACACTTGGATGTTGTACTCAAATGGTTGGATTTGCAGTGACAAGTTTTAGAGAAAATGGATGGGGAGGATTAGTAGCACAAGGTTTAGGAACATCTATGCTTCAATTTTCAAATATAGTTAAAAATTGGAGAGTTTGGATACCTCAAATATTAGCATCAATTATTTTAAGTCCACTTGTGACGATAGTTTTTAAAATGGAAAATAGTTTTGCAGGAGCAGGAATGGGAACAAGTGGGTTAGTAGGAATACTCGAG
It encodes the following:
- a CDS encoding PTS transporter subunit IIC, with product MKIREFLKRKDVELSGKKYFVDALGAMALGMFSTLITGSILNMLGQQLSIKFLTDTIWPIARDITGAGIGVAIAYSLKAPPLVLFSSTFTGMVGYSLGGPVGAYIASLIGAEFGKLISKETKLDIVLTPAITILVGGLVGVSVGPILGKLMTAIGFLVMESTELHPFFMGILISVFMGMALTLPISSAAIAMMLKLEGLAAGAATLGCCTQMVGFAVTSFRENGWGGLVAQGLGTSMLQFSNIVKNWRVWIPQILASIILSPLVTIVFKMENSFAGAGMGTSGLVGILESYITMDKIGRGGVKTIFLIITLYILLPGVVTYLISIFLRKREFIKDGDMKIEN